The Sorex araneus isolate mSorAra2 chromosome X, mSorAra2.pri, whole genome shotgun sequence DNA segment TCAGACCCTTCCCAGCCTCGCTGCAGCTCAGGggaggagagtggagagagagagatgccattCCCGGCATTCTGCCTGCCTGTCGTGGCCCTCTGGgagatggggcaggagagagcagaaCCCAATCATACCACTGTCTCGGGCcagactctgtgcccagggggcGGCTCCAAgggccccggggggtgggggcacatacAGGCTCTGCATGCACAAGACAGGGGCtgcactcctggcattgcatgggACCCCAGAATCCTAGGAGCACCTCTCGAGCACTGTTTGGAGAGTAACATCGCCCCATTCCAGGCCACTGCAGGGtctggcccaaaatcaaaaccctgaccaggggccggagtgatagcacagcggggagggcgtttgccttgcacgcggccgacccgggttcgattcccagcatccatacggtcccctgagcaccaccaggagtaattcctgagtgcagagccaggaggaacccctgagcatcgccgggtgggacccaaaaagcaaaaaaaaaagaaaaaacctaacCAATGAGAAACATGCTACAAGAAtggatgtggggggctggagcgatagcacagcggggagggcatttgccttgcacacagctgacccgggttcgattcccagcatcccatagggtcccctgagcaccgccaggagtaattcctgagtgcatgagccaggagtaacccctgtgcatcaccaggtgtgacccaaaaagaaaaaaaaaaatggatgtagggctggagcagtagtacagcagggagggcatttgtcttgcacgcagccgacctgggtttgatcctcaacatcccctagggtcccccgtgcaccgccaggagtgattcctgagtgcagaactaggaagaacccctgagcaccgccaggtaggacccaagaaagcaaaaaaaaataaataaaagaatggatGCAAACGGGGTTAGGAGTCAGCGGGGAGATGGGTCAGCAGGTGGAGTGTTCTTTCGTGCATACGGACAGCCTAGGTTAGAGCCCCAGCTGCCCGTTTGGCCCCCAAGAACCTCTAGGAATTTTCTTTGAGCCACAATctgcagtaaaccctgagcatcactgggtgtgccctccctccaaaaaaaatattggtgcctgccacagaggcaggtggaggatggggtgggggtggtgggagggatactgggatcactggtggtggagaatgggcactggaggaggggtgggtgctcgatcattgtgtgactggaacgtcatcacgaaagtttgtaagtctgtaactgtatctcatggtgattcattttgttaaaatgggaaaaaaaaaccaaaatacatcaacaagaaaaaaaaatactggaggctgagagatagtacaggaactaaaacacttgttttgttttgtttttttttttttggttttgggggtcacacccagcaatgctcaagggttattcctggctctgcactcaggaatcactcctggcggtgctcgggggaccctatgggatgccggggatcgaacccgggtcggccgcatgcaaggcaaatacccttcctgctgtgctatcaccccagcctgaGGAGGGGTAAATTTTTCTAATTGACTAAAGGGGTGTAGGTTCTATTGGCATCTCCCTAAGTGAAGtgccaattgttttttttttttggttaggtttttttttttttttttgctttttgggtcacacctggcgatgcacaggggttcctcctggctctgcactcaggaatcactcctggcggtgctcaggggaccctatgggatgctgggaatcgaacctgggtcagccgcatgcaaggcaaacgccctccccgctgtgctatcgctccagacccaagtGCCAATGGGTTTAATTCATCACTTACCTCTGATCATGCTCAGGGGGACAGAGTTgtcgcttgccctgcatgtgacaaCCCCcagttgggtccccagcaccgcctatGGTCTGCTGATCACAGAACCGAGAggagcccccaacccccaccccacccccaaataatacACCCTCAGTTTGAGCAGAGGAGGCAGGTATCAAGTACCAAACAGTGTCAGCCCGCGTGTGAAAATAGCCCCACCGGAAAAGCACACCGTTCAAAAACCCCCCACCTTTTATCTGCAAAATAGCTTTTCCGGAGAAATCATGGCATTTAGGGTGATAATTAGGGGCTAGGCTAGGTAAACCGTCTTTGCAGTGATGTTTGGGTTAATACATcaccagaggctggagagagtttGAGATTGGAGACCCCTCACACCTTCCCAGTCACAGAGCCAAGAatcgcccctgagcaccagcaagtgtggccccaaaaccaaaagaaaacaacttaggggctggagcgataagagagtggagagggcatttgccttgcatgtggccgactagggttcaatccccggcatcccatagggtcccctgaacaccgccaggagtgattcctgagtgcagagccaggagcaacccctgagcatctccaggtgtgacccccccaaaaaaaaataaataaacaaaaagaaagaaagaaaatgacccaaagaaggaccagagtgacagtacagcggggagtgtgtttgccttgcacatgactgacctgggctccatccccatatggtccccgagccttgCTAAGAGTGATttccgagcacagaaccaggagtaagccatgagcactgctgggtgtgacccaaaagatagcactgtagcactgtcatttcattgctcatcgatttgctcgagcgggcaccagtcacgtctccacggtgagacttgttgtgactgtgtttggcatctcgagtatgccacagggagcttgccaggctctttgagaggggcggaggaatcgaaccctggtcggccgtgtgcaaggcaaacgccctccccgctatcactccagtccaggggaAAACATTAATTGATCAAAATCTTAATGGATCCTTTGGTATATAACAATGTTTGGGGATCAGAGGAGAGAGGACTCGAAACAAATCTGATGAATCTCTTATTGGTCAATGAGCCATTATCTCCACATAAAAGTTAAATAACAAGTACAGGGGCTGGAAACCTTGGGCCAAAGTGGCTAAGAAATGGAAGAAGCTCAATTCCGGAGGGCCACAGCTCTGTAGAAAGACTTACTAGGGGGTCGGAGCGAAgagtactgcgggtagggtgttggctttgtatgcggctgaccccggcatcccccagcccctccgggagtgctctaccactgagctaagactcagtttcctggggctggagtgatagcacagcggggagggcgtttgccttgcacgcggccgacctgggttcaattcccagcatcccatagggtcctctgagcactgcaaggggtaattcctgagtgcaaagccaggaataacccctgtgcattgccaggtgtgacccaaaaagcaaaaataaaaaaaaaataaataaataaataaataaataacaagtacAATATGAGGCAGAAATACAAGGGTTGttacacagtaacaagtctgttagttttgggctggagcgatagcacagcggggagggcattggcctggcacgcggtcgacccgggttcgattcccagcatcccataggatcccctgagcaccgccaggagtgattcctgagtgcagagccaggagtcagccctgagcattgccgggtgggacccaaaaagcaaaaaaaaaaaaaaaaaggcagtttcTGAGTGTTACCCAGAGAATCTGCTCTCAGTCACCGGGGTGAGGCCTGAGTGTCTGGTCACCTGAAACTTCCACCAGGTGATTCTAACAGGCCGGAGCCCAACTGGAGGAGGGTCAGTGATTTATCCCGGCCCCCAGCTGCTCCCAATTGTCCAGGATGAACTCACGTGCACACTGACCCCCGACCAGCTGGTGGGAAGCCAGACTGTGCAGTGCTGTGTGTTTGTCACTTTGTCCAGCCGCCCAAGGGAATGGATGTCTGTCCTACAGGTCGCACGCCCCGGTTGGAAGCAGATGCACCGGCCCACGGCACCTGGGAACAACAGCCAGACAACTTCCAGGGGACCGTCTGAGTCCAAACGCTTGCACCTGACGTCACGCGGGTAAGTGCGCAGGTGTGCAGACTTCTGTTTACACTCgtatattttctttcctcctccgtGTTGGCCGGGGTCGAGGCGGTGGTGCTCCCAGCTCTGGTACTGTGCTCCATGTGGTGGgttccctgcagtgcttggggactggaCTCAGGTCTCTGCATTCCTGATCGAACCGCGTCTGCTGGGTCGAGTCACTGATTCTCTTGAGGTTCTGAGTTGTGACGCACGTTTTGACCTTCGTGGCTCCCCCTCGGTTGTCGAGAGAACTTCGTGCTGGCTTGTACGTTGccgttggattttttttccctcctggatCCGCTTCTGACTCTTCCCCCTGCCTTTTCCCTCTTCGCCAACCAAGGACATTTGTTAATTACCCGCAGTCTGCTCATGCATATTCATGTGTCCACACCTCGGGCTCCCTTTGTTATCCTCGGGGCAGTTCCCCGGTGGCGGGATGGCACAGCCACGCAGCTAGAATGAAAGCGGTGGAATCGATGTTTatcgtgttttgttttttttttacgtAATCAAATATATCCCGGCTTTCATCGTTTCAACGGATGACCgatgagaaaatattcacaagATATTTCTTCTTCTGATAAGGAAGAAGGAAATCTGTGTCTGGGACTGGGACAGTGATCACTTGGACGATgcattgttgtttttctttttaaatttattaattcggggcctggagcgatagcacagcgggtagggcatttgccttgcacgcggccgacccgggttcgattcccagcatcccatatggtcctctgagcaccgccaggagttaattcctgagtgcagagcaacccctgtgcattgccgggtgtgacccaaaaagcaaaaaaaaaaaaaaaagtaggccacaggggccagggagaaaggataaGTGTTAGGGTTCGTAACTTTGCAGACCACTGatgaggtttgatccccgacatcacactgtggtcccccaggcccgaGGACTGATTTCTctgccctgagccaggaataacccctgagccctgagcacagccaaatacGCCCCCaaaactatatatgtgtgtgtgtgtttgtgtgtgtgtgtgtgcatatgtgtgtacatacatgaaAGTGCTATAGATATACTATGACACAGATTGGTCCCCTGGAAAGGTATGTTCTCCTGCTCCGgtgtataaaaacacaaaagagaagagggggcccagaggggctctagctctcccgctgcccgcgttcggtagtctcgaGCCGCTTCCCCaacccggggaggttgatggcgatgatgaggcaggcgaaggaaggaacggaggcaagctggttggtctcaatcgcagtttaatccaatctcctctctatacactcccgtctctctccctctgcttcttctgagtcccccctctgccccacagtctcagtttatgtagcaaattacatagggtggtgacacaaaggtgggtttaacatcaacaaagaagggtaagaccatttcttttttttttttttcttgctttttgggtcacacccggcgatgcacaggggttactcctggctctgcactcaggaattatccctggcagtgctcaggggaccatatgggatgctgggaatcgaacccgggtcggctgcgtgcaaggcaaatgccccacccgctgtgctatcgctccagccccggtaagaccatttcttgaggagattaacagaATCTCAtttaaggaaatctcatctaaggagatccactcaagggtgtgattccaaacaagggtgtgtcagggtgtgagctagtaatctacttaaatagttatagtaaatctacttctaatatttctagcaatgtcattctgtatgagcacagtaagagatataaagtttggtttttcctgaggacatctccagaccacagtcctcaggccaggttaatcttcctaaccccagcaggatccaaatctcgtcgttacttttgtttttttttttttttgtttttttttgggtcacacccaacgatgcacaggggttattcctggctcttcactcaggaattacccctggcagtgctcaggggaccatatgggatgctgggattagaacccgggtcggccgcgtgcaaggcaaacgccctacccgctgtgctatcgctccagcccctcgtcgttacttttggatcatgacagcattgtccatgatcatgccctcaacttatagttgagtattgtggcactttggccggcctatcttgatgccagggtagcacataactcaccgcttgcccaggatccgtcctgtccctcgtcgggatcctgcttttggggtgctaggaactgagggcaactgagttaagaaagcagatgctggggctggagagatagcacagcagggagggcgtttgccttgcacgcggccgacccgggttcaaatcccagcatcccatatggtcccctgagcatggccaggggtaattcctgagtgcagagccaggaggaacctctgtgcatcgacaggtgtgaccaaaaagcaaaaaaaaaaaaaaaaaagaaagaaagcagatgctcaggagtaaatattattggagtattggagtcaatcaactcccaagttacaagcacaatattaactctcttcctgtgtccatacagaaaggacattgctttaaggtaaactatgcaaaagacataacttataatacaagttcagagcCCTTAGAAGGacctgatcttacaagataacagaatctgattagagaaaaggtgattaactggttgggaaggagggtgcagagaagagtttacagataaaggaatgggagtgtctcggagtgtctaaacctaagctccctgtggcaagggaggaaggataatcaatgttatcctaaagtATTTAGAGCTACACTCCAACACTCCGGTCTCTTCTATGCAAATGAAAGCATTAGgaaactgagtttttttttttaattttttaaaattttttttgcttttatgggtcccacccggggatgctcagggctgactcctggctctgcactcagtaatcactcctggcggtgctcagaggaccctatggggtgctgggaatcgaacccgggtcagccgtgtgcaaggcaaacgccctccctgcggtgctatcactccagccccaggaaactgagtttaagctcagtggtagagcactccCGGAGGGactgggggatgccagggatcgaacccgggtcagccgcatacaaagcCAACACCCTACGTGCggtactctcgctctggccccctagTAAGTCTTTCTACAGAGCTGTGGCCCTCCGGAATTGAGCTTCTTCCATTTCTTAGCTACTTTGGCCCCAAGGTTTCCAGAACCCTAATATTGAAAGGAGGCCCCAGGGTGGGCCCCACTTGCTGTGtcacccccccttctctctccctcctctggaGATCGGGATGGAAGGCGtttagtgttatttttattttatcttattttattttattttgctttttgggccacacccggcgatgctcaggaattactcctggcggtgcccgggggaccctctgggatgccggggatcgaacccgggttgaccgcgtgccaggccaacgccctccccgctgtgctgtcgctgcgGGCCCGAGCTAGCGTTATTGGGCCTGTTGGTCTGTCTTAGACTGATCCAGGCCACGTCAGCCATCTGGCAGCAGGAAGGGCCAGCAGGCCCTGAGCTGGGCGTCCCGGCCGGGGTCCTGTCGCGTCGGAGCAGGCACAGCGTTGGTCATCCTTGGTACGCTGACATCTGCCCTTGAGGAGCTGGTGTGGGGATCTGGGCCGGCTCCAGCCACTGCGTGTCGCCGTGAGACCGTTCTCGGGTTCCACCAGGAAAATGCCGGAGATTGAGAACCCGTCCTAGCTGCTTTCCGGAGCTTAGAAGATTATGTTCTGGGGGCCGGATCGAGAGcatggcggggagggcgttggcctggcatgcggccgacccgggttcgatccccggcatcccatagggtccccgagcaccaccaggagtgattcctgagtgcagagccaggagtcagccctgagcatcaccaggtgggacccaaaaagaaaaaaaaaaaattatattctgttGATGCCACCATTTGGGGGAGGTGAGGGCTTCGTGCCTAACTTCTAGAAATGCTTTCCAAGGTCACTGCATTTTGTAGGTGATGGCAGGTGGTTGTCTCAGGAGTAGGGAAAAATCTTAATAGTCAATTTCATGTCACTAACGTTACCTgtaatatcatgtttcactgtcactgtcatcctgttgctcattgattggctcgagcgggcgccagtcacgtctccacagtgagacttgtggtgactgtgtttggcatctcgaatacgccacggggagcttgccaggctctgccgtgcgggcgggatcatctcggtagcttgccgggctctccgagaggggcagaggaatcgaacccgggtcagccgagtgcaaggcgaatgccacacccgctgtgctgttgctgcaGCCTAATATTATGTTACTGATGGTCAATTTCAGCATCCCCTTGTCCTCTTGTTCAAGGACACACatacctcccacacacacactatgtagcattgcacacacacatacgcacatacacacCCTTTAAATCCAAGTCCTAATGTGGATTCCCAGAAGATATTAGAATCCCCTATGTGGGGCCAGATCGATAGtttagtggggagggcatttgccttgtatgtggccgaccagggttcgattcccagcatcccatagggtcccccgagcactaccaggagtgcagagccaggaggaacccctgagcatcgccgggtgtggcccaaaaagcaccaaaaaaaatttaaaaatcccctAAGTacccgctctgtgctcagttcCAAGCCAGGCTTGGTGTCATGGCGTCGAATGCAGTACTGGACTTAGTATGTGCTTGCGTGGTGCTAGGTTGGTATTTAGACCTTAGTACTACAACGGGATTCGGAGGCCAGGAAGGGTTAACCGCTTTACCATGTTACAGAACACAGACTGCTTTTCCCCATGTCCCGAGGACGAGGAGTGACCCTCCCTGTCCCCTGGCGTGTAAGAAGCAGGTGGGCCAGTGGCTCCCAGAGGCCGTTgagcaaaatggatccagaaccGAATTCCGCCTTCGCTGTCCCCGCCTTGTGATTCCGTCTGGGTCCCCTTTCCTCTTCGCTGTAACTGGGGGGACCGTGACCCGTCAGCATGTCGGAGCACTGTAAGGGGAGACCAACCCTGGGCTTAGAGATAAGGGACTCCTACGTGCTTCTGTCACCACAGTAGGTGGCTGCAATACTTCTGTGCACAGCGTAGAATCCGCCGTTGGCCCTGGtggcgagagcacagcggggaggacgttggccttgcacggggcgacccgggttcgatcccagtatcccacagggtcccccgagcaccgccaggagtgattcctgagtgcaaagccaggagtcagccctgagcatcgccgggtgggacccaaaaagcaaaaaaaaataataataatatcttgaTGGTGACGGATAGGACTCATAGGAGTGGTGGAAGGGAGAAGGACTCCAACATCAGGGCTCGGCTCTGGATGGATGcctattcttttttgcttttttttgtttttggggggtccaGCCGGTGGGGAGAGGGCTGGCAGCTCTGTGAAGCCTAAAATTCCTAGAGGGGAATTGGATCTTGGCAGGAGTATcgttcaggtgtttgccttgcacgcagctgacccgggttcgattcccggcatcccatagggtcccccgagcaccgccaggagtgattcctgagtgcagagccaggagtcagccctgtgcatcgccgggtgtgacccaaaaagcaaaaaagaaagaaaaagagagcaagctgggttttCCCTCGTGATTCAGACTCTTGGCATTCCTCTTTCTCACATGAGCTCTGACGTCACCCTTTCTCACACAGCCAGGGGACCCCCTTGTCCCCAGGCGAATCTGAGGTGGCTCTCAGTGGATGTGACCGGAAGGGACTCTACCGAGTCCCACTCCGGGACTTTGGGACAGCCTGGCGGCGAGGCTGCCCAGTTCCCTGCGCCCAGCCCAGCCAACGGGCAGTGGGCGACTGcccagaaggttctggaacaTTCCTCCCCGATATTTTCACCTTGACACAAAATAAAACGCTGACGTCAGGAGGGGAACACAGGACTTCTCTATTTGTATTTTTAGAACGGGCTGGAGATTTCCAGGCGTCAacctggtcactcctggtggttaaggggggaaaaaaataatcacgGAGGAGAGCCAGCACACCGTTACTCAGCCTGGGCAACGTGGCCAGCCGGGTTtgttctagaaccttctagaGATCAGTGCCACCTGTTTCTCCGGAGGACAAGTCACTGTCCCCAAACAGGCCTTCCTTGGAATGCCGCCCCCAAACCCAAGCGTGAAGGCACAGATGCCCAGCTTGGGGTGAGATTGGGGGGGCTGGGAACCCCAATATCTGCCAGTGTCCTAGAGTAAATCTGTTAGACATCCAGCAGcagccacccccaacccctggaGTGCGGAGTGGCCCTTAGCAAGGGCGCCCTGGGAATGCGGCCAGGAGGATTTAGCAAGGGCcagggtttgtttatttatttattttaaaatttattttatcttattttatcatttttatttatttattatttttatttatttttaaattagggccagggtttatttttaatttttattttattattttcatttcaatttattatttttttactttattcatttatttttttaattagggccagaggtttttttttatttttgtttttatttttttattagggtcagggtttatttttatattttaagtgattttatttttatttctttatgagtcagggtttatttattttcacttttaaattactttttattttcattattttaattgagggccagggtttttttttttttttttttctttttgggtcacacccggcaatgcacaggggtcattcctggctcatgcactcaggaattatccctggcggtgctcaggggaccatatgggatgctgggattcgaactcgggttggccgcgtgcaaggcaaatgccctacccactgtgctatcgctccagccccatggggtttatttttttatttttattttttatgcttttattggGGCCAGGGTTTATTGGGGAGCAGAGTCCACTCCCTATGGCCTGGGGTGAAAGTCCGACCCACTTCTTCCGCCCCACGCCCGCGTCTCCTCCCACAGACACCCTCGGGGTCGGggaagcccccgccccgcccccgccgcccccgcttCCCCCCCCACGCCGGGTCGGCGCCCCCTTTAAGAGCTGGCTCCGCGGGACAGACGTTCGAAAGGCTCCAGCGCCCCTCCTCGGGCGCTGATTGGCCGCGCGCGGCGCACGAGGGCGCGCCGGGCCCGCCCCTGCTCTGGCGGGCTCCGCGCCGCGATTCGCCGGCGCGGCGCaccggggcgggcggcgcggcgcgaTTGGGCTGTGCGGCGCACGAGGGCGGCCGGCGCGCCGGGATTGGCCGGCTCCGCGGCTACATaaggcgcggggcggcgcggcggcAGCCAGTGCGCGACGGGAGCTGGGAGCCGGCGGTTGgtcgctgccgccgccgccaagAGTCCGCTCGCCGCGTTTCGGAACCGCCGCGCCGGGCCGAACCGGGCCGCGCCATGGACTTCAAGCTGGAGGCGCACCGCATCGTGAGCATCTCGCTGGGCAAGATCTACAACGCGCGCGTGCAGCGCGGCGGCCTGAAGCTGCACAAGAACCTGCTGGTGTCGCTGGTGCTGCGCAGCGCCCGCCAGGTGTACCTGGGCGCGCCGGGCCCGGCGCcagcgccgccgccccccgcgcgccccccgagCGGCCCCCGCAagcgcgccgccgccgcgcccgcgcccgccgccgccgccccgctcAAGCGGCCGCGCCGCGACCCCGCCGCGCCGTCCCCCGCCGCCGCCGACGACATGGACACGGACACGGGCGCCGACGCGGACGCGGACGCGGGCAACGTGGCCAGCCTCATCAGCATCTTCGGCTCCGGCTTCTCGGGGCTGCTGCGGAAGCGCCCGGCGGGCGGcctggaggaggcggcggcggcggcggcggccgagacGGCGGCGGCCGCCGAGCCCGGCCAGGGCCGCTGCGAGCCGCCCGCGCTgcggcccctgagcccctggaGCACGGCCATCGTGGCCTTCTGAGCCCCCGCTGGACCCGGGACACGGGAGGCAGGACCGCCCACCGGGGAACTGCACTGCCCGGAGGAGATCGCGCCAGGCGGTGTTGGGAACTGCACTAACCCAGAGGAGATCGCGCCGGGGGTCGTTGGGAACTGCCCTGCCCGGAGGAGATCGCGCCGGGCAGCGTTGGGAACTGCACAAACCCAGAGGAGCTCGCGCTGCGTTGGGAACTGCACTAACCCAGAGGAGCTGGCGCCGGGCTGAGTTGGGAACTGCACTAACCCAGAGGAGCTCGCGCGGCGGTGGGAACTGCACTGCCCAGAGGAGATCTCGCCAGGCGGCGCTTGGGAACTGCACTGCCCGCAGGAGATCGCGCCCGCCCTGCGTTGGGAACTGCACTAACCCAGAGGAGCTCACACCGTGCTGGCGTTGGGAACTGCACTGCCCAGAGGAGCTCGCGCCCGTATCGGGGTTGGGAACTGCACTAACCTAGAGGGGCTTGCGCGGTGTTGGGAACTGCACTGCCCAGAGGAGCTCGTGCCCGTGCTGTTGTCGGGAACTGCACTCACCCAGAGGAGTTAAAGCCCACTTCGGCGTTTGGATCTGCACTCACCCAGAGGAGCTCGTGCCCGCGCCGGCGTTGGGAGAGCGAGCCAGAGGAAGGGAAaaagttgttgttgttattattttttaaaaagcccccGACGGGAGAAGAGGACTCCGGTGCTTTTAAAAAGAAGCGTGCGTGGAGGAAGCCAAGTTTACAGAGCGGCGCTCCAGGAGACCGTCTGGTTTTCCCGATAGGGTGACTCCAGTCTTTGTTGTATAAAGGTTGGGGGAGCTGATAAgggttggtttttgttgttgttgttttggggtttctgggttgttgttttattttgttttgttttttccccttttgtacAGTGTTTTCTCCTGCGTTGTATtggtatttttccccctttttgtatAAAAATGTCAACTTCACGTGTCTAACATGGATTAAATATTTTGAAGCAACTTGACGGCCTCCTTGTGTGCTGCACGGactgggggtgttgggagggaaggGGCCAGGCCGGGAGAAGGCGTTGAGTCTTGGTTCAGGGACACCCGGGGTTGGACTTGACTAGGTATCAAAGACATGTTTGTAGGGGTGCGGCCCCCTCGTCCCCCGCCAACCCCCCCCATCAGCTCGTTTCTGTCAGCCACCCCCGTCCCCCCTCTTCTCAGCCTGTTTGTTTCCgtttgtttggtgtttgggtcacacctggtgatgctcaggggttcctcctggctctgcgctcaagaattacccctggcagtgctcaggggaccctatgggatgctggcaatcgaacccaggttggccacgggcaaggcaaacaccctctccactgtgctatcgttccagcccctggttGCTTGTGTTTCTT contains these protein-coding regions:
- the IER5 gene encoding immediate early response gene 5 protein: MDFKLEAHRIVSISLGKIYNARVQRGGLKLHKNLLVSLVLRSARQVYLGAPGPAPAPPPPARPPSGPRKRAAAAPAPAAAAPLKRPRRDPAAPSPAAADDMDTDTGADADADAGNVASLISIFGSGFSGLLRKRPAGGLEEAAAAAAAETAAAAEPGQGRCEPPALRPLSPWSTAIVAF